In the Geovibrio ferrireducens genome, one interval contains:
- a CDS encoding ABC transporter ATP-binding protein: MALLEVTKAVKQFSGLTAVNNVDLAVQEGQIVGIIGPNGAGKTTLFNCIAGALPPTSGSIKFMGKEIAGKKPYDICRLGITRTFQVVKPFVTKTVLYNTVVGAFANTNRMDEAEAKSLEVLRMLDLYDKRDVQAKNLTLPERKRLELARALATEPKLLLLDEVMAGLRPSEVSEMLPIIKRINSVGVSIVIVEHIMQAIMNLSDRVYVINFGKKIAEGDPHEVVADPEVIKAYLGDEYVATQH; this comes from the coding sequence ATGGCTTTACTCGAAGTTACCAAGGCGGTCAAGCAGTTCAGCGGCCTTACCGCTGTAAACAATGTTGATCTGGCGGTTCAGGAAGGGCAGATAGTGGGCATAATAGGCCCCAACGGTGCAGGGAAAACCACGCTTTTCAACTGCATAGCCGGTGCGCTTCCCCCCACTTCCGGCAGTATCAAATTCATGGGGAAAGAGATAGCGGGCAAAAAGCCCTATGATATATGCAGACTGGGCATAACCAGAACGTTTCAGGTGGTTAAGCCTTTTGTGACAAAGACTGTGCTTTACAATACAGTGGTTGGGGCATTCGCAAACACCAACAGAATGGACGAGGCTGAGGCAAAATCTCTGGAAGTTCTCAGAATGCTTGATCTATATGATAAAAGAGATGTTCAGGCGAAAAACCTCACACTGCCGGAACGCAAAAGGCTTGAGCTTGCCCGTGCGCTGGCTACCGAGCCTAAGCTTCTGCTGCTTGATGAGGTTATGGCGGGTCTTCGTCCATCCGAGGTTTCGGAGATGCTGCCTATTATTAAAAGAATCAATTCCGTCGGGGTTTCCATCGTTATAGTTGAGCATATAATGCAGGCTATTATGAACCTGTCTGACAGGGTGTATGTTATCAACTTCGGGAAAAAGATAGCTGAAGGCGATCCGCACGAGGTTGTCGCTGATCCGGAAGTTATTAAGGCTTATCTGGGGGATGAATATGTCGCTACTCAGCATTGA
- a CDS encoding branched-chain amino acid ABC transporter permease has translation MKFLLNQKPSNIGITLAIIALLFAVPVFVSSPSVMQILILIIFYAYLTSCWNFVGGFAGVLPLGHSAFVGIGAYTSTTLYLTYGLSPWIGMFAGGVVAALMGILIGLPTLKLRGAYFALATIAFGEGLRVFVENVEKIGPLEIRGPKGLLINLTESSFVHFQFMSKVPYYYIILVMLLLVLLLTYIMMNSKIGYYLAAGGEEKDAAEALGIKVSRYKLIAMIISCFLTALGGTFYAQLMLYFYPKSVLGLELSYEIAFIALIGGRGTIMGPVLGALLLRPVNELTRIYLSDSLPGLHLIIFGLILIIVMRYQPRGLVEPVSRWIGMLKDRFASKEKPAVKNGEAVTD, from the coding sequence ATGAAATTTCTTCTTAATCAAAAGCCATCCAACATAGGCATTACCCTTGCAATAATCGCTCTGCTGTTTGCTGTTCCTGTGTTTGTGAGCAGCCCTTCGGTTATGCAGATTCTTATACTTATAATATTCTACGCTTATCTCACCTCCTGCTGGAACTTTGTGGGCGGTTTTGCGGGTGTTCTCCCTCTGGGGCATTCGGCATTTGTGGGGATAGGGGCGTACACATCGACCACTCTTTATCTCACCTACGGTCTCAGTCCGTGGATAGGGATGTTTGCCGGAGGCGTGGTTGCCGCGCTGATGGGAATACTCATCGGTCTGCCCACACTTAAGCTCAGGGGAGCATATTTTGCACTTGCCACAATAGCCTTCGGTGAGGGGCTGAGGGTTTTTGTAGAAAACGTGGAGAAGATAGGCCCGCTTGAGATCAGGGGGCCGAAGGGGCTTCTGATTAATCTTACAGAAAGCTCGTTTGTTCATTTCCAGTTTATGAGCAAGGTTCCTTACTATTACATAATCCTCGTTATGCTGCTTCTGGTTCTTCTGCTTACCTACATCATGATGAACTCAAAAATAGGTTACTATCTTGCGGCGGGCGGCGAAGAGAAGGACGCGGCGGAGGCGCTGGGCATAAAGGTTTCACGCTATAAGCTCATAGCCATGATCATAAGCTGCTTCCTCACGGCTCTCGGAGGCACTTTTTACGCCCAGCTTATGCTTTATTTCTACCCCAAATCGGTTCTTGGGCTTGAGCTTTCATACGAGATAGCATTCATTGCCCTCATAGGAGGCAGGGGAACTATAATGGGTCCTGTTCTCGGCGCTCTTCTGCTCCGCCCTGTGAACGAACTGACGAGAATATACCTTTCGGATTCTCTGCCGGGACTTCACCTGATAATCTTCGGCCTGATACTGATCATTGTTATGCGCTATCAGCCCAGAGGGCTTGTGGAGCCGGTTTCCAGATGGATAGGCATGCTTAAGGACAGGTTCGCGTCAAAAGAGAAGCCCGCCGTAAAAAACGGCGAGGCAGTCACGGATTAA